A window of the Megalopta genalis isolate 19385.01 chromosome 2, iyMegGena1_principal, whole genome shotgun sequence genome harbors these coding sequences:
- the LOC117225582 gene encoding uncharacterized protein LOC117225582 isoform X1, which translates to MPRKENTKAKTWERDRRKRMNTYFKTLADLLPPHQEGRKRNKVDILIQASKYIKDLHSRTDELFSAHASEAHKEELARLKKLVTQLFSRTQLLSTLLREAGITVPAEPALEKISPLKWSNKINVEDAEKYFDKLEEIKSSENKKKKKSAELKVPSKRKCVNSSQSSTKKLAESSDISKDVNSSIENQENQVNSANSKDENLEAAGNISESGSKESGCCQTNTSSDVSENSPLNGKASNALQKVESQKKVKKKTKKKDGKKCATPCINNSVTNLTPNTLILSGGKLMPLVTPMTSNIIVNAPQQPTNPIILSNTQQNQMFVMQPLPNRVQNSVVSICNQALINTVQKVTLNTVPNIHTNVVVDSQNWASNVKNIINATKIGGHKGILPKGKEVTKTTMAYKVPIPAVHKEKVEKLKETKKEEIKSKVNKSHTKSTKNQQLLETTDEKIDKDKCGKSEDSSTSQKTCLKRSSSAEDENTDEPVDKRQKTNESDDNLVKTLSASKTDFAVTCKSIESLRHVIEKIGENTETSDNNHVLMESNEKEIETNVECPVSLYSSSKDIADSSKSINNIQCENKKLEASGTVSPVPFSEEHLKSNEVDSPVTEFNIPEDNALVKSGNTMDSSTSKSPLTEVEEAVQESADSKKVKEVCNLGTEFDNLLQVTPKDPEAIEGTTNLESNKIILNLDTNITTTLKPETSIAVSSDPSTESSPLLPVNIVEEEAKLPKTPKDEVPKTSLSYNTENSFVPIGNRADGLHSDLSNDIFASLQVPSSSHNSESISPTAAFLMAFPLVSSLNGKTEVLEEDMKEDFKYHSQTPPMLLQIGTMEPNSFKIKTSSPSHSIAEKRLKAACDEKKSLNPPASEAVASEMIVSVECSTATKALPKVVNDEPLREPYKIVQSVLPTLEKSASSNSFSQTTLYSIANVSASNSISTNTQAGGNCQNQLTRSLQNTITTSENIIDSQIGTVSNPNKTDQTSCPVQVSTCDTNVRYSTSQDFLSSYSTVVDNTLNNLQQSSTVCNNTTIPEVNPTGLGQSVVPDVSQVSQLVNTTTTTSASSLQTMQIDYTPQMKEKESHSSRVAYAVDGKDALVDSNIVSNTRLNYTGHVDRVLPASSQTMQQDYSIQPKDTLPILSNQDMQTVYDPQPKNSHVLATSQSTHNEYVDQNKNLSRKDTISYSTSNTTSRTQSYSKDSVPNSSESHFQHNYQKMKDSETTVNNIVDQDAKLNDMLRSKTQEAQDHRHETSYTSSKKMDIDPFAQTFSYGVKESINTQAEQNVLSQNTENMFQRKREDTQNYSSYSNKDIKKINTSSANPINSKPLIQNAPVSRYSQQPTSFVATSNYEQSTVTDNHTKSTTTVAHSSNFSILSWTTLSPVGGSGNNNLVQFEQGQNQTDNSEQKTICENYNYVPLHKENSNYSNVLTNDVYSNNSTVTGIDKSRMKSGMEPQKQPFVDPSKTRTIQTNVQSSGKQSRMQSQSSSSNNDYAKFNAENKNKSKYAIESEYIQNEYSGMEQQSQQQQHGPKTHQSMPQKQDKAVYPMSTYDTQVNFDLPEVSTQMKYSVDYTSSNFKYPDKSQQQNQNKYQPLVQGQIPTLQHESVSYNNDGKHGQQQSTTKTKTNQQQHAIRAPVNWMMPPEIKHNANIADMILPPIGKELDFCQNNLFAQTPSYNQGTPNQFYNNYDVAAHSFPNLPVLQSEPKRTSEVFYSEEQPFPWSPTKTTVHVEQSQPVKGIDQHIVPSSLPTLVGDLDLGTNIPEKQNFLFGQVPSRVSADQSKDPSKDKESNVTGRDFHTVLNTQAIQHPGSVSSFLSVSQLVEHEKAEKSHQQHHQQHHHHPHHHHHSHPHQQQQQQQQQQQARKHQRKSNTSPRGNSKRQMDIRKQTSGNDQLHQRHEDQKSSGHTFSEQGYQQQQQQQQKYQQNNVHWRSRNCKSNYTAEALIGTNSSVHDTIQDKHASIKFTNNYPQNKFQTSLPTADTVMPINYFSNTDDGSGYGQMVNQNFNSYTYSSNANIYPTSNFITSISNTPTSYMMPLHDNTDYMEANAFLLPNVATSSTVTSSSTSTVTTSTSNVNSNTKNHQHYAKHPHCDKRIYSTNAKKGKRKGLDGTMQNLEFPLSGINSPLEDYHHSATFLPPPPPPHASPLYQNHPQANVYTKAVNSLPPPPAVAGPQGVPTVGTAGFSMNPNMPRGGIVSSNPMAMSHHPSGTSLTNFNLSTIFPEMNDKITGYKPPNGIPTGLTQPPNQTTAYAQRTNYTANPLCHLPQVSEGSQFGNGVPPPPPPPPPGVIHYKNV; encoded by the exons ATGCCACGAAAGGAGAACAC CAAAGCGAAAACATGGGAGCGAGACAGAAGAAAACGTATGAACACTTACTTCAAAACCTTGGCAGATCTTCTGCCGCCGCACCAGGAAGGTCGCAAACGCAACAAGGTCGACATCCTGATCCAGGCATCAAAGTACATCAAAGACCTCCATAGCCGCACAGACGAATTGTTCTCCGCTCATGCTTCAGAAGCACAca AGGAAGAATTGGCTCGTCTTAAAAAGCTTGTAACCCAGTTGTTCTCTCGCACACAGTTGTTGTCTACATTGTTGCGTGAAGCTGGGATCACTGTACCTGCAGAACCAGCCCTTGAAAAGATATCCCCTCTAAAGTGGTCGAATAAAATTAATGTGGAGGATGCAGAGAAGTACTTCGATAAGCTAGAAGAAA TAAAAAGTTctgagaacaagaagaagaagaagtctgCAGAGCTTAAAGTGCCTTCTAAAAGAAAATGTGTGAATTCTTCTCAGTCGTCTACCAAAAAGTTGGCAGAGAGTAGTGATATTTCTAAGGATGTGAATAGCTCAATTGAAAATCAGGAGAATCAAGTGAATTCTGCGAATAGTAAAGATGAGAACTTGGAAGCAGCAGGAAATATTTCAGAATCTGGTTCAAAGGAGTCCGGATGTTGTCAAACGAACACAA GTTCAGATGTATCAGAGAATAGTCCATTGAATGGTAAAGCGAGTAATG CATTGCAGAAAGTGGAATCTCAAAAGAAAGTAAAGAAAAAGACTAAGAAGAAGGACGGAAAAAAGTGtgcaacaccctgtataaacaaTTCTGTGACCAATTTAACACCAAACACTTTGATACTGTCCGGTGGTAAATTAATGCCATTAGTAACCCCCATGACATCGAACATTATTGTGAACGCTCCGCAGCAGCCAACAAACCCGATAATTCTTAGCAATACGCAACAGAATCAGATGTTTGTTATGCAACCATTGCCCAACCGTGTACAGAACTCCGTCGTCTCTATTTGTAACCAAGCTTTGATCAACACTGTACAAAAGGTGACCTTGAATACCGTCCCGAACATCCATACAAATGTGGTAGTTGACTCACAGAACTGGGCGTCGAACGTCAAGAATATAATCAACGCGACGAAAATCGGTGGACACAAGGGCATCTTGCCCAAGGGCAAGGAGGTCACGAAAACGACAATGGCGTACAAAGTTCCTATCCCGGCGGTTCACAAAGAGAAAGTGGAGAAActgaaagaaactaagaaggAAGAGATCAAATCGAAAGTGAATAAAAGTCACACGAAAAGTACGAAAAATCAACAGCTCCTGGAAACAACGGACGAAAAGATCGATAAAGATAAATGCGGGAAAAGCGAAGATTCTAGTACTTCCCAGAAAACATGTCTTAAACGATCTTCGAGCGCAGAAGATGAAAATACCGACGAGCCAGTCGATAAAAGGCAAAAGACAAACGAGAGCGATGATAACCTTGTTAAGACGCTGTCTGCGTCAAAGACAGATTTTGCTGTAACTTGTAAATCCATCGAAAGTTTGAGGCATGTGATAGAGAAGATAGGCGAGAACACAGAAACTTCAGATAACAATCACGTCTTGATGGAATCGAATGAGAAAGAAATCGAGACCAACGTCGAATGTCCAGTCTCATTGTATTCATCTAGCAAGGACATAGCTGACTCTTCAAAGAGTATAAACAATATACAATGTGAGAACAAGAAGTTAGAAGCATCAGGCACAGTGTCGCCTGTCCCTTTTTCGGAGGAGCATCTGAAATCTAACGAAGTCGATTCTCCGGTCACTGAGTTCAATATTCCAGAAGACAACGCCTTAGTAAAGTCAGGAAACACTATGGACAGTTCAACCTCTAAATCTCCGTTGACAGAGGTAGAAGAGGCTGTTCAAGAATCCGCGGATTCTAAAAAAGTCAAGGAAGTGTGCAATTTAGGCACTGAGTTCGACAATCTGTTGCAGGTCACGCCTAAAGACCCTGAAGCTATCGAAGGAACAACAAATCTGGAGAGTAACAAAATCATTCTAAATCTCGATACAAATATCACCACAACATTGAAACCGGAAACAAGTATAGCGGTTTCATCTGATCCCTCCACGGAATCCTCCCCGCTACTTCCAGTTAACATAGTTGAGGAAGAGGCTAAATTACCTAAGACGCCAAAGGACGAAGTGCCCAAAACGTCACTGTCATACAACACAGAAAACTCTTTCGTTCCCATTGGCAACAGAGCTGACGGCCTCCACTCTGATCTATCTAACGACATATTCGCTTCCTTACAAGTTCCTTCCAGTTCCCATAATTCTGAATCTATATCGCCCACAGCAGCGTTCCTAATGGCTTTTCCGCTGGTGTCCTCTTTGAACGGTAAAACCGAGGTACTAGAAGAGGATATGAAAGAGGACTTCAAGTACCATAGTCAGACTCCACCGATGCTGTTGCAAATTGGGACCATGGAACCCAATAGTTTTAAGATAAAAACATCGTCGCCGTCCCATTCAATCGCCGAGAAACGTTTGAAGGCAGCTTGCGATGAGAAGAAAAGTCTGAATCCTCCTGCCAGCGAAGCTGTAGCTTCGGAGATGATTGTCTCTGTGGAATGCAGCACTGCTACTAAGGCCTTGCCCAAGGTAGTCAATGATGAGCCACTTAGGGAGCCCTATAAGATTGTTCAGAGTGTGTTACCTACTTTAGAAAAGTCTGCATCTTCTAATTCATTCTCTCAGACAACTTTGTACTCCATTGCAAATGTGTCAGCTAGTAATTCAATCAGTACAAACACTCAAGCAGGAGGAAACTGTCAGAATCAGCTAACCAGGAGCTTACAGAATACTATAACCACTAGTGAGAACATCATCGATTCCCAAATTGGTACTGTATCCAATCCAAATAAAACAGATCAAACTAGTTGTCCGGTGCAAGTGTCCACCTGCGACACCAATGTCCGTTACTCTACATCCCAAGACTTTCTGTCAAGTTACTCAACGGTTGTGGATAACACTCTTAACAATCTACAACAGAGCTCCACTGTTTGCAATAATACAACTATCCCAGAAGTGAACCCTACTGGACTAGGACAAAGTGTAGTCCCTGACGTGTCACAAGTTTCGCAGTTGGTCAACACGACAACCACCACCAGTGCTTCTTCTTTGCAGACCATGCAGATAGATTACACGCCTcaaatgaaagaaaaagaatCGCATAGCTCTCGGGTTGCTTATGCAGTCGATGGGAAGGATGCTTTAGTTGATTCTAACATTGTATCCAACACCAGACTTAATTATACCGGCCATGTTGACAGGGTTCTTCCCGCTTCGTCTCAAACTATGCAACAGGATTATTCTATACAGCCAAAGGATACACTCCCTATCCTTTCCAACCAAGATATGCAAACTGTCTACGATCCACAGCCAAAGAACAgtcatgttttagctacatcaCAGAGTACACACAACGAGTACGTTgatcaaaataaaaatctctcacGAAAGGACACCATATCCTACTCAACCAGCAACACGACTAGCAGAACTCAAAGTTATTCAAAGGATTCAGTACCGAATTCATCTGAGAGTCATTTCCAACACAACTACCAGAAGATGAAGGATTCTGAAACAACAGTGAATAATATTGTAGATCAGGACGcaaagttaaatgatatgttgaGATCGAAGACACAGGAAGCACAGGATCACAGACACGAGACCAGTTATACTTCGTCGAAGAAGATGGACATTGATCCGTTTGCTCAAACGTTCTCTTATGGGGTAAAGGAGTCCATAAATACGCAGGCTGAACAGAATGTTTTGAGTCAGAACACTGAGAACATGTTCCAAAGAAAGCGAGAAGATACTCAGAATTATAGTTCTTACTCCAACAAGGACATAAAGAAGATCAACACCAGTTCTGCAAATCCTATAAACAGCAAACCTTTAATACAAAACGCACCTGTCTCGCGTTACTCGCAGCAGCCGACTTCTTTTGTCGCCACTTCTAACTACGAACAAAGTACAGTCACTGACAATCATACTAAGTCAACGACCACCGTGGCTCACTCCTCTAATTTCAGCATTCTGTCTTGGACTACTTTGTCGCCTGTCGGTGGTAGTGGCAACAACAACTTGGTGCAGTTTGAGCAAGGTCAGAATCAGACGGACAACTCAGAGCAGAAAACTATTTGCGAAAATTATAATTACGTTCCTTTGCACAAAGAGAACTCTAACTATTCTAATGTGCTGACAAATGATGTTTACTCTAATAATTCCACCGTAACTGGTATAGACAAGTCTAGAATGAAGTCCGGAATGGAACCTCAAAAGCAGCCTTTTGTTGATCCTTCCAAAACAAGAACTATTCAGACGAATGTTCAGTCATCAGGTAAACAGAGTCGCATGCAGAGTCAAAGTTCATCTAGTAACAACGACTACGCAAAGTTCAACGctgaaaataagaacaaatcTAAGTATGCCATAGAGTCGGAGTATATTCAGAATGAGTACTCTGGAATGGAGCAGCAATCCCAGCAACAGCAACATGGACCAAAGACTCACCAGTCCATGCCTCAAAAGCAGGACAAAGCTGTGTATCCGATGTCCACTTACGATACTCAGGTAAATTTCGATTTGCCTGAGGTCAGCACACAGATGAAATACTCCGTGGACTATACTAGTTCGAACTTCAAATATCCGGACAAGTCTCAGCAACAGAATCAGAATAAGTATCAGCCGTTGGTTCAAGGACAGATTCCCACTCTACAGCATGAAAGTGTATCGTATAATAATGATGGGAAGCATGGGCAACAACAGAGTACAACAAAGACTAAGACGAATCAACAACAGCATGCTATTAGAGCCCCTGTAAACTGGATGATGCCGCCTGAAATCAAGCACAATGCAAACATCGCTGATATGATTTTACCGCCTATTGGAAAGGAGCTCGACTTTTGTCAAAACAATCTCTTCGCTCAAACTCCATCGTACAATCAAGGAACACCTAACCAGTTTTATAACAATTACGATGTGGCAGCTCATAGTTTTCCCAATTTACCAGTTCTGCAAAGTGAACCCAAGAGGACTTCAGAGGTATTTTATTCCGAGGAACAACCGTTTCCATGGTCTCCTACGAAGACTACCGTTCATGTTGAACAAAGTCAACCGGTTAAAGGTATAGATCAGCACATTGTGCCCTCCAGTCTTCCAACACTGGTCGGTGATTTGGACTTGGGCACTAACATCCCTGAGAAGCAGAACTTCCTGTTCGGGCAAGTGCCGTCCAGAGTCTCAGCCGACCAGAGCAAAGACCCTAGCAAGGACAAGGAAAGTAATGTCACTGGCCGTGACTTCCACACTGTTTTGAATACTCAAGCTATACAACATCCAGGTTCTGTCTCATCGTTTCTTTCTGTGAGTCAACTGGTGGAGCATGAGAAGGCTGAGAAGTCTCATCAACAACACCATCAGCAACATCATCATCACCCTCATCACCACCATCACTCTCATccacaccaacaacaacaacagcaacaacaacaacaacaagctaGGAAGCATCAAAGGAAGAGTAATACCAGTCCCAGAGGAAACAGCAAACGACAAATGGACATTAGAAAACAGACATCAGGCAATGATCAGCTGCATCAGAGACACGAGGACCAGAAGTCGTCTGGTCATACTTTCTCGGAGCAAGGAtatcaacagcaacaacaacaacagcaaaaatATCAACAAAATAATGTTCATTGGAGAAGCAGGAATTGCAAGAGCAATTACACTGCAGAGGCATTGATAGGAACAAATAGCAGCGTTCATGACACGATTCAGGACAAGCACGCGTCTATAAAGTTCACAAATAATTATCCTCAGAATAAATTTCAAACTAGTCTACCAACTGCAGATACAGTCATGCCAATTAACTATTTTTCTAATACCGATGACGGGAGTGGATATGGACAAATGGTTAATCAGAACTTCAATTCGTACACGTACTCTTCCAATGCTAACATTTATCCTACTTCAAATTTCATAACAAGCATATCTAACACTCCTACTAGTTATATGATGCCACTACATGACAACACTGATTATATGGAAGCGAATGCTTTTCTTCTGCCGAACGTGGCAACTTCCTCGACTGTCACTTCATCATCAACGTCTACAGTAACAACATCGACTTCCAATGTAAATAGTAATACAAAGAACCATCAGCATTACGCAAAGCATCCACATTGTGACAAAAGAATATACTCAACCAACGCGAAGAAAGGGAAAAGAAAGGGTCTGGATGGGACCATGCAGAACTTGGAGTTCCCTCTTTCTGGAATTAACTCGCCCTTGGAGGATTATCACCATTCCGCTACTTTCTTGCCACCGCCGCCACCCCCACACGCCAGCCCCCTTTATCAAAATCACCCGCAAGCGAATGTGTATACTAAAGCTGTAAATAGTTTGCCACCACCTCCAGCGGTTGCTGGCCCTCAAGGCGTACCAACCGTGGGGACAGCAGGATTTTCAATGAATCCAAACATGCCAAGGGGAGGAATCGTTTCCAGTAATCCCATGGCCATGAGCCATCATCCTTCCGGCACCAGTCTCACTAACTTCAACTTGAGTACCATATTTCCTGAGATGAATGACAAA ATTACGGGGTATAAACCACCAAACGGTATACCAACCGGTTTAACACAACCGCCCAACCAAACGACAGCATACGCACAGAGAACCAATTATACAGCAAATCCCCTCTGCCATTTACCACAG GTGTCGGAAGGAAGCCAGTTTGGTAACGGcgttcctcctcctccaccaccACCTCCTCCCGGAGTAATACATTATAAGAATGTGTGA